One Alteromonas sp. KC3 DNA segment encodes these proteins:
- a CDS encoding PH domain-containing protein yields MSERIIISATFNPAVKTYWLISLLLVSTITVVGIPVLIISIPLFFLISSKILAAMSAIVTERKLVVKRGVFNKEEKSIPLEKITDVAMVQGPLMRVFNLYRLSFETAGQSAQGALVSLIGINDAETFRETILAQKDKLLTGNNAMPEQKTDENNDMKVLIASVKRIELLLEKALDSK; encoded by the coding sequence ATGTCTGAAAGAATAATAATCAGTGCCACCTTCAACCCAGCCGTAAAAACTTATTGGTTAATAAGCTTACTATTGGTTTCAACTATCACTGTAGTAGGAATACCAGTCTTAATTATATCTATTCCCCTATTCTTTCTGATTAGTAGCAAAATATTAGCCGCGATGTCAGCGATTGTGACTGAGCGAAAACTCGTGGTAAAACGAGGTGTGTTTAATAAAGAAGAGAAGTCTATTCCGCTAGAGAAGATAACAGATGTCGCTATGGTGCAAGGGCCACTAATGCGCGTCTTCAATCTTTATCGTCTGTCATTTGAAACTGCTGGGCAGTCAGCTCAAGGCGCCTTGGTTTCATTGATTGGTATCAATGACGCCGAAACATTCAGAGAAACGATATTGGCTCAGAAAGATAAGTTGTTAACGGGTAATAACGCAATGCCAGAGCAGAAAACAGATGAAAACAATGATATGAAGGTGCTAATTGCCAGCGTTAAACGTATTGAGCTACTACTAGAAAAAGCACTAGACAGTAAATAG
- a CDS encoding branched-chain amino acid aminotransferase: protein MAVFGTVFMPQMALATFVNDKWTDTEFVSADSIQLHPGAHVLHYSSTCFEGLKAFKHEDGSINIFRMDKNIERFAQSSRLLNLPEIDKAQVEKMIIDIVAKYASEVPEPPGSMYIRPTHIGTEASIGKAAAPSASSMLYVLLSPVGDYFAGGAKPLRLLLDETGMRCAPHMGMVKSGGNYASALPPILKARAEVQADQILFCPNGDVQETGAANFLLIDGDEIITKGLDSSFLHGVTRATVLQIAKDHGMKVSERDITVEELLERSAKPNTEAALSGTAAVLTPVGTFIHNDKEYQVGSGEAGPVTMKLRQALNDIQWGKAEDTHNWLVKVPR from the coding sequence ATGGCCGTATTCGGTACAGTATTTATGCCACAAATGGCACTTGCTACCTTTGTCAACGATAAGTGGACTGACACCGAATTTGTCAGCGCAGATAGTATTCAATTGCATCCTGGTGCACATGTGCTCCATTATTCGAGCACTTGCTTTGAAGGCCTAAAAGCATTCAAACACGAAGATGGTAGTATTAACATTTTCAGAATGGACAAAAACATTGAGCGCTTTGCTCAAAGTAGTCGTCTTTTAAACTTGCCTGAAATAGACAAAGCGCAAGTAGAAAAAATGATCATTGATATTGTTGCGAAGTACGCGTCTGAAGTACCTGAGCCTCCTGGTTCGATGTATATCCGCCCAACGCACATCGGCACAGAAGCGTCTATAGGTAAAGCAGCAGCGCCATCAGCAAGTTCAATGTTGTATGTATTATTATCGCCAGTTGGCGATTATTTCGCTGGCGGTGCAAAGCCACTACGCTTGCTACTGGATGAAACAGGGATGCGCTGTGCACCGCACATGGGAATGGTTAAAAGTGGTGGTAACTATGCCAGTGCCTTACCGCCTATTTTAAAAGCGCGCGCAGAAGTTCAAGCTGACCAAATATTGTTTTGCCCTAATGGTGATGTACAAGAGACTGGAGCAGCCAATTTCTTACTTATTGATGGCGATGAAATTATCACTAAAGGGTTAGATTCAAGTTTCTTACACGGTGTGACGCGCGCTACGGTGCTTCAAATTGCTAAAGATCACGGCATGAAAGTAAGTGAGCGTGACATCACTGTAGAAGAGCTTTTAGAACGATCAGCAAAACCGAATACTGAAGCGGCACTTTCAGGTACTGCGGCAGTTCTTACGCCAGTAGGTACTTTTATCCATAATGATAAAGAGTATCAGGTTGGAAGTGGTGAGGCAGGCCCAGTAACTATGAAGTTAAGACAGGCGCTAAATGATATCCAGTGGGGTAAAGCAGAAGACACTCACAACTGGTTAGTGAAAGTACCTCGCTAG
- the gpmA gene encoding 2,3-diphosphoglycerate-dependent phosphoglycerate mutase, whose product MYKLVLIRHGESQWNLENRFTGWHDVDLTDTGVAQAKTAGQLLKDAGFAFDQAYTSVLLRAIKTLNIALEEMGQHYLPVERHWRLNERHYGGLTGLDKAETAAKHGEEQVKIWRRSFDIPPPAVETDSEHFPGHDPRYSHVDADILPRGESLKLTIERVLPYWHDVIRPDIQAGKRVIIAAHGNSLRALVKYLDGMSDEEVLGLNIPTGVPLVYELDENLKPISKEYLGDPEAIKAMMDAVAKQGKAK is encoded by the coding sequence ATGTATAAATTGGTACTTATTCGTCATGGAGAGAGTCAGTGGAACCTTGAGAACCGTTTCACAGGCTGGCACGACGTTGACTTGACTGACACTGGCGTAGCGCAAGCGAAAACCGCTGGTCAGCTACTTAAAGATGCTGGATTTGCATTTGATCAGGCTTATACGTCTGTGCTTTTACGTGCTATCAAAACGCTGAATATTGCGCTTGAAGAAATGGGCCAGCACTACTTACCAGTTGAGCGCCATTGGAGACTAAACGAGCGTCACTATGGTGGATTGACAGGTTTAGATAAAGCAGAGACTGCCGCTAAACACGGTGAAGAGCAAGTTAAGATTTGGCGTCGTAGTTTCGATATTCCACCGCCAGCGGTAGAAACAGACAGCGAACACTTCCCTGGCCACGACCCTCGTTATAGCCATGTTGATGCTGACATTCTTCCTCGTGGAGAGAGTTTAAAGCTTACTATTGAGCGCGTACTTCCGTATTGGCACGATGTTATCCGCCCAGATATCCAAGCTGGAAAGCGTGTCATTATTGCCGCTCACGGCAATAGTTTGCGTGCACTTGTTAAGTACTTAGATGGCATGTCAGATGAAGAAGTTCTTGGCCTGAACATACCTACTGGTGTACCACTAGTTTATGAACTAGATGAAAACCTAAAGCCAATTTCAAAAGAATACTTAGGCGATCCAGAAGCTATTAAGGCGATGATGGATGCCGTGGCTAAACAAGGTAAAGCAAAATAA
- a CDS encoding cupin domain-containing protein has translation MTHPLVKKYNLTPHPEGGFYRQVFRSEHETQSFVHGDTRPALTHIYFLLLKGQVSRFHRVLHDEVWNHYEGAPLQLLQLHKQQLWERRIGGEGNEYVEVVNAGHFQAAQSMGDYSLVGCTVAPGFDFADFSFIEEPSMKQWLDIAHPDLSRFI, from the coding sequence ATGACCCACCCACTAGTAAAAAAGTACAACTTAACACCTCACCCAGAAGGTGGCTTCTATCGTCAGGTATTTCGGTCTGAACATGAAACCCAATCATTCGTTCACGGTGATACTCGTCCTGCACTTACGCACATTTATTTTCTACTACTTAAAGGGCAGGTAAGCCGCTTTCATCGCGTTTTACACGATGAAGTTTGGAATCATTACGAAGGCGCACCACTGCAACTTTTGCAATTGCATAAACAGCAGTTGTGGGAACGACGCATTGGTGGCGAAGGAAATGAGTACGTGGAGGTAGTTAATGCAGGCCATTTTCAAGCAGCACAAAGTATGGGCGACTATTCATTAGTTGGGTGTACCGTGGCGCCAGGGTTTGACTTTGCCGACTTCAGTTTTATTGAAGAGCCTTCAATGAAACAATGGTTAGATATAGCACATCCTGATTTAAGTCGTTTTATATAG
- the acnA gene encoding aconitate hydratase AcnA: MTYKFFSQLEVKGNTYKAVNLDGIGKQYALDRLPFCIKILLENLIRHENEEFVSSNDIEQVAKWDVTNHVDHEVSFVPARVILQDFTGVPAIVDLAAMRDAVDRLGGDAQAINPLNPVELVIDHSVMVDHFAVENALEKNTDIEIERNKERYQFLKWGQSSFDNFKVVPPGRGIVHQVNLEYLARCAFTKQENGETLVYPDTLVGTDSHTTMINGLGVLGWGVGGIEAEAAMLGQPVTMLLPKVVGFKLSGQLPSGVTATDMVLTITKQLREHGVVGKFVEFYGPGLKHLTTADRATIANMAPEYGATCGIFPIDDVALDYLKLTGRDEQQIALVEAYAKFSQLWHDDHSKDAEYHETLSLDLSDVVPSIAGPKRPQDKIALDEAANAFKEWHRSQIDIKVVDEEADFVAEGGLGTTADVDEDHDSFVEFRGSKFNLEDGAIVIAAITSCTNTSNPSVLVGAGLLARNAAAKGLTRKPWVKTSLAPGSQVVTQYLEDAGLMDPLEALGFNLVGYGCTTCIGNSGPLPDAITDAIRKAKLTVTSVLSGNRNFEGRIHPDVAANYLASPPLVVAYALAGNMNIDITKEPLGKADDGSPVYLKDIWPSEDEIQKYIAENVTGDLFKEKYADVFKGSGEWNSLEVSKTSVYDWPESTYIKHPPFFEVMGKEPEALNSIENARCLVKVGDSITTDHISPAGAIAKDSPAGEYLQAQGVEPSDFNSYGSRRGNHEVMMRGTFANVRLQNQLAPGTKGSATTHYPSGDSMSIFHAAMRYKDDGVPAIVIGGKEYGTGSSRDWAAKGPSLMGVKAVMAESYERIHRSNLIGMGILPLQFKSGDSASSLGLKGNESYSIDAVSRGQKEVSVTVNSDKGESKSFMMDIRIDTSNEFTYFENGGILHYVIREYLKK; this comes from the coding sequence ATGACATACAAGTTTTTTTCACAGCTAGAGGTGAAGGGGAATACCTACAAGGCAGTCAACTTAGATGGTATCGGTAAACAGTATGCGCTCGACCGACTCCCTTTCTGCATAAAAATTTTACTTGAGAACCTAATTCGTCACGAAAATGAAGAGTTCGTATCAAGTAACGATATTGAACAAGTCGCAAAGTGGGATGTGACTAACCACGTTGACCATGAAGTATCGTTCGTGCCTGCCCGTGTAATTTTGCAAGATTTTACAGGCGTTCCTGCAATTGTTGATTTAGCCGCTATGCGAGATGCAGTTGATAGACTCGGTGGCGATGCACAAGCAATTAATCCGCTCAATCCGGTTGAGTTGGTTATAGACCACTCTGTTATGGTTGACCATTTCGCTGTAGAAAATGCCCTAGAGAAGAACACCGATATTGAGATTGAGCGAAACAAAGAACGTTATCAATTTTTGAAATGGGGGCAGTCGAGTTTTGACAACTTCAAAGTGGTTCCCCCTGGGCGCGGTATAGTTCACCAAGTTAACTTGGAATATCTGGCGCGCTGTGCATTTACCAAACAAGAAAATGGCGAAACCTTAGTGTATCCAGATACCTTGGTAGGCACAGATTCACACACCACTATGATTAACGGTTTAGGTGTATTAGGTTGGGGTGTCGGTGGGATTGAGGCCGAAGCGGCCATGCTCGGTCAGCCAGTTACCATGCTATTGCCAAAAGTAGTCGGCTTTAAATTATCAGGTCAGCTACCTTCGGGGGTTACGGCTACTGACATGGTATTAACCATTACAAAGCAACTGCGTGAACACGGTGTAGTGGGCAAGTTTGTGGAGTTTTACGGCCCGGGATTGAAGCACCTTACCACCGCCGACCGTGCGACAATTGCTAACATGGCTCCGGAATACGGCGCTACATGTGGTATTTTTCCAATTGATGATGTTGCCCTTGATTATCTTAAGTTAACCGGCAGAGACGAACAGCAAATAGCACTTGTTGAAGCGTATGCGAAATTTAGTCAGTTATGGCATGACGACCATTCAAAAGATGCTGAGTATCATGAAACGTTATCACTTGACCTTAGCGATGTAGTGCCATCTATCGCTGGCCCCAAACGTCCTCAAGATAAGATTGCATTAGATGAAGCCGCTAACGCCTTCAAAGAATGGCATCGTTCACAAATCGACATTAAAGTGGTCGATGAAGAAGCCGACTTTGTGGCTGAGGGCGGTTTAGGCACTACCGCAGACGTTGATGAAGATCACGATTCATTTGTTGAGTTCAGAGGCAGTAAATTCAACCTTGAAGATGGCGCTATTGTTATTGCCGCGATCACAAGCTGTACGAATACATCGAACCCATCTGTATTGGTTGGCGCAGGCCTACTTGCCAGAAACGCGGCGGCAAAAGGTCTAACCCGTAAGCCTTGGGTCAAAACGTCGTTGGCTCCGGGGTCACAAGTTGTCACACAGTACCTAGAAGATGCTGGGCTCATGGACCCTCTAGAGGCGCTTGGCTTCAACTTAGTGGGCTATGGTTGTACTACGTGTATTGGTAATTCAGGTCCATTACCCGACGCCATTACCGATGCCATTCGAAAAGCCAAACTAACAGTGACGTCTGTATTGTCTGGAAACCGAAATTTTGAAGGGCGAATTCACCCTGATGTAGCAGCAAACTATTTGGCGTCACCCCCATTGGTCGTGGCCTACGCGCTAGCTGGCAATATGAATATCGATATAACCAAAGAGCCGCTGGGGAAAGCCGATGATGGTTCGCCTGTGTATCTGAAAGATATCTGGCCAAGCGAAGATGAAATTCAAAAGTACATTGCTGAAAATGTAACTGGCGATCTGTTTAAAGAGAAATACGCCGATGTTTTCAAAGGTAGCGGTGAATGGAATTCTCTAGAAGTCAGTAAAACATCAGTGTACGACTGGCCTGAGTCAACCTACATAAAGCATCCGCCATTTTTCGAAGTAATGGGTAAAGAGCCTGAGGCGCTTAATTCGATTGAGAATGCGCGGTGTTTGGTTAAGGTAGGTGACTCAATTACTACTGACCATATCTCTCCTGCTGGCGCGATAGCTAAAGACAGCCCTGCAGGTGAATACCTACAAGCTCAAGGTGTAGAGCCAAGTGACTTCAACTCGTATGGCTCTAGGCGTGGTAATCACGAAGTTATGATGCGCGGAACCTTCGCGAATGTACGTCTGCAGAATCAATTAGCGCCTGGTACCAAAGGCAGTGCCACCACCCATTATCCAAGCGGTGATAGCATGTCTATCTTCCATGCAGCTATGCGCTACAAAGACGATGGTGTGCCTGCAATTGTTATAGGTGGTAAAGAATACGGGACTGGCTCAAGTCGCGACTGGGCAGCGAAAGGACCTTCATTAATGGGGGTTAAAGCGGTAATGGCTGAAAGCTACGAACGTATTCATCGTTCTAACTTAATTGGAATGGGTATTTTACCCCTACAATTTAAAAGCGGCGATAGCGCCTCTTCATTAGGCTTAAAGGGTAATGAGTCTTACTCTATTGACGCTGTATCGCGCGGACAAAAAGAGGTGAGTGTTACGGTTAATAGTGATAAAGGTGAAAGTAAGTCTTTCATGATGGACATTCGTATCGATACATCGAATGAATTTACGTACTTTGAGAATGGCGGAATTCTGCATTACGTTATTAGAGAATACTTGAAAAAGTAA
- a CDS encoding GspE/PulE family protein — MEVVDNQQTFAQIKRILNNHSTLLDAYSLLEPIILDLFGAQRMSIFQRRRQHQDLVARFKTGKETLEIKVPISPMSIAGYVALSQKAIIVADPYNPSLLQNIHPRLRFADKFDKDNDFKTQNILCVPIMNAGVMMGVIQVINKNSGAFSEEDLKLGNALALILGDKFRFELGGTNNPFDLLVHKGLLEEATLKELQESTPDIRALVQRLISEYRIAEQEIGNSLSIHYQVPYIPYLPEKYHKFENDSRLNVSYLKRNYVAVIADAHDKPIVLMAEPNNAALLMEIESAMGIDTYEIAVSLPNLILQYLGENSGGGAPGEMSDILDEIGTSTEENDEHVDELSDDAPAVVRLVSRILHDAKRLNASDIHIDPEKNAPTRVRMRVDGVCRDMNQVPNSHHSAVIARIKIMSNLNIAEKRVPQDGKLAFRMNGQLVEVRVATIPTVAGEGVVMRILASGGAMPIDKMNLAPNNRARLEEMIKKPHGILLVVGPTGSGKTTTLHAILGYLNTPEKKIWTAEDPVEITQPGLQQVQVSPKIGFTFANALRAFLRADPDIILIGEMRDKETAHAGIEASLTGHLVLSTLHTNSAPETITRLLDLGLDPVNFSDACVGILAQRLVRTLCGNCKEKYVATDTDLAFIERQYGKEHMAELNITAPLEIYRAKGCEECGNTGYKGRTGVHELLGMTQELRSLVYKEASVAEMKKQATNDGMRTLVQDAIFKVLKGDTDLAQVQIVGGE; from the coding sequence ATGGAAGTAGTAGATAACCAACAAACGTTTGCGCAAATAAAACGTATTCTAAATAATCACTCTACGCTACTTGATGCGTATAGCTTGTTAGAACCAATCATACTCGATTTGTTTGGCGCGCAACGCATGAGTATTTTTCAACGTCGTCGCCAGCATCAGGATTTGGTTGCGCGTTTTAAGACAGGGAAAGAGACGCTAGAAATTAAAGTTCCTATTAGCCCGATGTCGATTGCGGGTTATGTTGCGCTTTCTCAAAAAGCCATTATTGTTGCTGACCCTTACAACCCGTCGTTACTTCAGAACATTCATCCTCGTTTACGCTTTGCTGATAAGTTTGACAAAGACAACGATTTTAAAACGCAGAACATTCTTTGCGTGCCGATCATGAACGCCGGCGTGATGATGGGTGTGATTCAAGTTATTAATAAAAATAGCGGTGCCTTTAGCGAAGAAGACCTCAAGCTCGGAAACGCGCTTGCGCTTATACTTGGTGACAAATTTAGATTTGAATTAGGCGGTACAAACAATCCCTTTGACCTTTTAGTTCATAAGGGCCTTTTAGAAGAAGCAACATTAAAAGAATTGCAAGAATCAACGCCTGATATTCGTGCATTAGTTCAGCGTCTCATTTCTGAGTACCGTATAGCGGAGCAGGAAATTGGTAATTCGCTCTCTATTCATTACCAAGTACCTTATATTCCCTACCTGCCAGAGAAGTACCACAAATTCGAAAATGACAGTCGCCTGAATGTCTCTTATTTAAAGCGCAATTACGTTGCTGTTATTGCTGATGCTCACGATAAGCCTATCGTTTTAATGGCGGAGCCAAATAACGCCGCGCTATTAATGGAAATTGAAAGCGCTATGGGTATCGATACCTATGAGATCGCGGTTAGTCTCCCCAACCTGATACTACAGTACTTAGGTGAAAATAGCGGTGGTGGCGCACCGGGCGAAATGAGTGACATTCTTGATGAGATAGGCACCTCTACTGAAGAAAATGACGAGCATGTTGACGAATTATCGGATGATGCCCCTGCGGTTGTTCGTCTGGTAAGCCGAATACTTCACGATGCTAAACGACTAAACGCATCTGATATTCATATCGACCCTGAGAAAAACGCACCGACCCGCGTACGCATGCGTGTCGATGGTGTGTGTCGCGATATGAACCAAGTACCTAATTCTCATCACAGTGCAGTAATTGCGCGTATTAAGATAATGTCTAACCTTAATATTGCGGAAAAGCGCGTTCCGCAAGACGGTAAGTTGGCATTTAGGATGAATGGACAGCTTGTGGAAGTGCGTGTTGCAACAATACCAACGGTTGCGGGCGAAGGCGTTGTGATGCGTATATTGGCATCGGGCGGTGCTATGCCGATAGACAAGATGAACTTAGCGCCAAACAACCGTGCTCGCCTTGAGGAAATGATTAAAAAGCCTCATGGAATACTATTGGTTGTGGGCCCAACTGGTTCCGGTAAGACCACCACACTTCATGCCATTTTAGGGTACTTAAATACCCCTGAGAAAAAAATATGGACCGCTGAAGACCCGGTGGAGATCACCCAGCCAGGATTACAACAAGTACAAGTAAGCCCCAAAATAGGTTTCACCTTTGCGAACGCCCTGCGCGCATTCTTACGTGCCGACCCTGATATTATTCTTATCGGTGAGATGCGTGATAAAGAAACCGCACACGCAGGTATCGAAGCCTCGTTAACTGGTCACTTAGTTTTGTCAACGCTTCACACAAACTCAGCACCAGAAACCATTACCCGACTTTTAGACTTAGGCCTTGATCCGGTAAACTTCTCAGACGCCTGTGTGGGTATACTTGCCCAACGACTTGTTCGAACCTTATGTGGAAATTGTAAAGAAAAGTACGTCGCCACTGATACAGACCTTGCGTTCATTGAGCGTCAATACGGCAAAGAACATATGGCCGAACTTAATATTACTGCACCGCTTGAAATTTACCGTGCTAAGGGCTGTGAAGAATGTGGTAATACAGGCTACAAAGGAAGAACAGGCGTACATGAACTATTAGGTATGACTCAAGAGTTACGCTCGCTTGTTTATAAGGAAGCCAGCGTTGCTGAAATGAAAAAGCAAGCGACCAACGACGGTATGCGCACGCTGGTTCAAGATGCAATATTTAAAGTCCTTAAAGGCGACACTGATTTGGCTCAAGTACAGATAGTTGGAGGAGAATAA
- the rpsJ gene encoding 30S ribosomal protein S10, whose protein sequence is MPNQRIRIRLKAFDHKLIDQSTAEIVETAKRTGAQVSGPIPLPTRKERYTVLISPHVNKDARDQYEIRTHKRLVDIIEPTDKTVDALMRLDLAAGVDVQISLG, encoded by the coding sequence ATGCCAAATCAAAGAATTCGCATTCGTTTGAAAGCGTTTGATCACAAGTTGATCGATCAGTCTACGGCTGAAATCGTTGAAACTGCGAAACGCACTGGTGCTCAGGTAAGTGGTCCTATTCCTCTACCTACTCGCAAAGAACGCTATACAGTTCTGATTTCTCCGCACGTTAACAAAGACGCGCGTGATCAATATGAAATCCGTACTCACAAGCGTTTGGTAGACATCATCGAGCCAACTGATAAAACAGTTGACGCGTTGATGCGTTTGGACTTGGCTGCTGGCGTTGATGTTCAAATCAGCCTGGGCTAA